The Primulina huaijiensis isolate GDHJ02 unplaced genomic scaffold, ASM1229523v2 scaffold208026, whole genome shotgun sequence genome contains a region encoding:
- the LOC140966801 gene encoding uncharacterized protein isoform X1: MDHQPGGFLVKEEMEKEKLHLKMVSKVEKPEGTEEKAKMTLEEETRPKTKDDRKNEENEEKHEIGDEKLKCDEEGENDEDSYKKKIDGDKEEGEVELDEKKKKNKAKLEEESDEGKEKKEKKKKKKKDGNDEIKERKKDEDKGKKNECEEEESGELEMSDKCGGKDKSTKLAESEEEGKRETKEETEKDEEKEKSKKGQKKQKKKKKSDQKSEGGKDYKGESDEETAEEIYEGNGSEEKESKDRKKKHEKTDKDLKIGTAGKKESEGEPNEGYEYENDKENAKEKGEEEENKDKKAKKVNEKKGIDEDSEGEALKEVEDEKEEKKDKKKKHGKDKEVKKKKKSSKGKENEYPDKENDKDEDPVKQDGKTREIEIDGNGKISAIETDNKKEEKAEVCDDDKKDGEKKKTRDAKKQKLKEKYDSKNLDNLKYKLEKIDKKIASLVEKKEDILKLIKEAEDKNHGGAEAINDSTKKKDQDKVATEPK; this comes from the coding sequence ATGGATCATCAACCCGGTGGATTTCTTGTCAAAGAAGAGATGGAGAAGGAAAAGCTTCATTTGAAAATGGTGAGCAAGGTCGAAAAGCCGGAGGGAACCGAGGAAAAGGCTAAGATGACACTTGAGGAAGAAACCAGGCCAAAGACGAAAGATGATAGAAAAAACGaggaaaatgaagaaaaacatGAGATAGGTGACGAGAAATTGAAGTGTGATGAGGAAGGTGAAAATGATGAAGATTCttacaagaaaaaaattgatGGAGATAAGGAAGAGGGTGAGGTAGAGCTCGatgaaaagaagaagaagaacaaggCCAAGTTAGAAGAAGAATCTGATGAAGGGAAAGAAaagaaggagaagaagaagaagaaaaagaaagatgggaaTGATGAAATAAAAGAGAGGAAGAAAGATGAGGATAAAGGGAAAAAGAATGAATGTGAGGAAGAGGAGAGCGGAGAGCTGGAAATGAGTGACAAATGTGGAGGAAAAGATAAGAGCACCAAGTTAGCAGAAAGTGAAGAAGAGGGAAAACGGGAGACAAAAGAAGAAACAGAGAAGGACGAGGAGAaagagaaaagtaagaaaggTCAGAAGAagcagaagaagaaaaagaagagtgATCAAAAGTCTGAAGGCGGGAAAGACTATAAAGGCGAATCTGATGAAGAAACGGCAGAAGAGATATATGAGGGGAACGGAAGTGAGGAGAAAGAATCGAAGGACAGAAAGAAAAAACACGAAAAGACAGATAAGGATTTGAAAATCGGTACTGCAGGGAAAAAAGAGTCGGAGGGGGAGCCCAATGAGGGATATGAGTATGAGAATGACAAAGAGAATGCAAAGGAGAAAGGCGAAGAAGAGGAAAATAAAGATAAGAAAGCGAAGAAGGTTAATGAAAAGAAGGGTATAGATGAAGATTCCGAAGGAGAAGCTCTCAAAGAAGTTGAAGATGAAAAAGAGGAGAAAAAAGACAAGAAAAAGAAGCATGGGAAGGACAAGGAAGttaagaaaaagaagaagagctccaaaggaaaagaaaatgaatatCCTGACAAGGAAAATGATAAAGATGAAGATCCGGTTAAACAGGATGGCAAGACTAGGGAGATTGAGATAGATGGGAATGGAAAAATATCGGCCATTGAAACGGATAATAAAAAGGAAGAGAAAGCAGAGGTGTGTGACGATGATAAAAAGGATGGTGAGAAAAAGAAAACTAGGGATGCAAAGAAGCAAAAACTCAAAGAGAAGTACGACTCCAAAAATCTCGACAATCTGAAATACAAGTTAGAGAAGATTGATAAGAAAATCGCGAGTCTTGTTGAGAAAAAAGAAGACattttgaagttgataaagGAAGCAGAGGATAAAAATCATGGGGGTGCTGAGGCTATAAACGACTCAACTAAGAAGAAAGACCAAGATAAGGTAGCAACCGAGCCGAAGTAG
- the LOC140966801 gene encoding uncharacterized protein isoform X2: MDHQPGGFLVKEEMEKEKLHLKMVSKVEKPEGTEEKAKMTLEEETRPKTKDDRKNEENEEKHEIGDEKLKCDEEGENDEDSYKKKIDGDKEEGEVELDEKKKKNKAKLEEESDEGKEKKEKKKKKKKDGNDEIKERKKDEDKGKKNECEEEESGELEMSDKCGGKDKSTKLAEKTEKDEEKEKSKKGQKKQKKKKKSDQKSEGGKDYKGESDEETAEEIYEGNGSEEKESKDRKKKHEKTDKDLKIGTAGKKESEGEPNEGYEYENDKENAKEKGEEEENKDKKAKKVNEKKGIDEDSEGEALKEVEDEKEEKKDKKKKHGKDKEVKKKKKSSKGKENEYPDKENDKDEDPVKQDGKTREIEIDGNGKISAIETDNKKEEKAEVCDDDKKDGEKKKTRDAKKQKLKEKYDSKNLDNLKYKLEKIDKKIASLVEKKEDILKLIKEAEDKNHGGAEAINDSTKKKDQDKVATEPK; encoded by the exons ATGGATCATCAACCCGGTGGATTTCTTGTCAAAGAAGAGATGGAGAAGGAAAAGCTTCATTTGAAAATGGTGAGCAAGGTCGAAAAGCCGGAGGGAACCGAGGAAAAGGCTAAGATGACACTTGAGGAAGAAACCAGGCCAAAGACGAAAGATGATAGAAAAAACGaggaaaatgaagaaaaacatGAGATAGGTGACGAGAAATTGAAGTGTGATGAGGAAGGTGAAAATGATGAAGATTCttacaagaaaaaaattgatGGAGATAAGGAAGAGGGTGAGGTAGAGCTCGatgaaaagaagaagaagaacaaggCCAAGTTAGAAGAAGAATCTGATGAAGGGAAAGAAaagaaggagaagaagaagaagaaaaagaaagatgggaaTGATGAAATAAAAGAGAGGAAGAAAGATGAGGATAAAGGGAAAAAGAATGAATGTGAGGAAGAGGAGAGCGGAGAGCTGGAAATGAGTGACAAATGTGGAGGAAAAGATAAGAGCACCAAGTTAGCAGAAA AAACAGAGAAGGACGAGGAGAaagagaaaagtaagaaaggTCAGAAGAagcagaagaagaaaaagaagagtgATCAAAAGTCTGAAGGCGGGAAAGACTATAAAGGCGAATCTGATGAAGAAACGGCAGAAGAGATATATGAGGGGAACGGAAGTGAGGAGAAAGAATCGAAGGACAGAAAGAAAAAACACGAAAAGACAGATAAGGATTTGAAAATCGGTACTGCAGGGAAAAAAGAGTCGGAGGGGGAGCCCAATGAGGGATATGAGTATGAGAATGACAAAGAGAATGCAAAGGAGAAAGGCGAAGAAGAGGAAAATAAAGATAAGAAAGCGAAGAAGGTTAATGAAAAGAAGGGTATAGATGAAGATTCCGAAGGAGAAGCTCTCAAAGAAGTTGAAGATGAAAAAGAGGAGAAAAAAGACAAGAAAAAGAAGCATGGGAAGGACAAGGAAGttaagaaaaagaagaagagctccaaaggaaaagaaaatgaatatCCTGACAAGGAAAATGATAAAGATGAAGATCCGGTTAAACAGGATGGCAAGACTAGGGAGATTGAGATAGATGGGAATGGAAAAATATCGGCCATTGAAACGGATAATAAAAAGGAAGAGAAAGCAGAGGTGTGTGACGATGATAAAAAGGATGGTGAGAAAAAGAAAACTAGGGATGCAAAGAAGCAAAAACTCAAAGAGAAGTACGACTCCAAAAATCTCGACAATCTGAAATACAAGTTAGAGAAGATTGATAAGAAAATCGCGAGTCTTGTTGAGAAAAAAGAAGACattttgaagttgataaagGAAGCAGAGGATAAAAATCATGGGGGTGCTGAGGCTATAAACGACTCAACTAAGAAGAAAGACCAAGATAAGGTAGCAACCGAGCCGAAGTAG